The Micromonospora sp. NBC_00421 genome contains a region encoding:
- a CDS encoding alpha/beta fold hydrolase: protein MRVPARGLTFDVRAGGPEGGAVVLLLHGFPQHGGEWDDVVPALHAAGLRTYAPDQRGYSPDARPAGVAAYRLPELVADAVALLDELGVDAAHVVGHDWGAIVAWALAARHPERVRTLTAVSVPHPAAFGYALSADRGQRARSSYMALFRRAGLAERVLLAWRAAVLRRMLAGVGDPARVARYAGPMRVPGALTGALNWYRAMSGRDLKAVGPVTVPTSYVWSDRDVAVGRTAAQACARHVSGDYRFVVLPGVTHWIPDEAPGPLAEAILARVRGAV from the coding sequence ATGCGGGTACCGGCGCGAGGGCTCACGTTCGACGTACGGGCCGGTGGCCCCGAGGGCGGCGCGGTCGTGCTGCTGCTGCACGGCTTCCCCCAGCACGGCGGGGAGTGGGACGATGTGGTGCCCGCCCTGCACGCCGCGGGGCTGCGCACCTACGCCCCGGACCAGCGGGGCTACTCGCCCGACGCCCGGCCCGCCGGGGTGGCCGCTTACCGGTTGCCGGAGCTGGTCGCCGACGCGGTGGCGCTGCTCGACGAGTTGGGCGTCGACGCCGCGCACGTGGTGGGGCACGACTGGGGCGCGATCGTCGCCTGGGCGCTGGCCGCCCGGCATCCGGAGCGGGTGCGCACCCTCACCGCGGTCTCGGTGCCCCATCCGGCCGCCTTCGGCTACGCGCTCTCCGCCGACCGGGGGCAGCGGGCGCGCTCGTCGTACATGGCGTTGTTCCGCCGCGCGGGGCTGGCGGAGCGGGTGCTGCTGGCCTGGCGGGCGGCGGTGCTGCGCCGGATGCTGGCCGGCGTCGGTGACCCCGCCCGGGTGGCCCGGTACGCCGGGCCGATGCGGGTGCCGGGGGCGTTGACCGGCGCGTTGAACTGGTACCGGGCGATGTCGGGACGGGACCTGAAGGCGGTCGGCCCGGTGACCGTGCCGACCAGTTACGTGTGGAGCGACCGGGACGTGGCCGTGGGGCGTACCGCCGCGCAGGCGTGCGCCCGGCACGTGTCGGGGGACTACCGCTTCGTGGTGCTGCCCGGGGTCACCCACTGGATCCCGGACGAGGCCCCGGGCCCGCTGGCCGAGGCGATCCTGGCCCGGGTGCGCGGGGCGGTCTGA
- a CDS encoding DUF6328 family protein, with translation MSKESEKQRWQRNFADLLQELRVAQTGVQILFAFLLTLPFSNGFTRTSEFQRDVYILALLSAAAATAMIISPVAFHRALFRQGRKPELVRFAHRMATGGLAFMLVAMVSAVLLIADFVLDTGIAVVLTVITGLWFLTFWVVLPFVRRNWGDDDIDDDDDEPIVLTGD, from the coding sequence GTGTCGAAGGAATCCGAGAAGCAGCGCTGGCAGCGCAACTTCGCCGATCTGCTCCAGGAGTTGCGGGTCGCCCAGACCGGCGTGCAGATCCTCTTCGCCTTCCTGCTGACCCTGCCGTTCAGCAACGGGTTCACCCGGACCAGCGAGTTCCAGCGGGACGTCTACATCCTCGCGTTGTTGTCCGCCGCCGCGGCCACCGCGATGATCATTTCGCCGGTCGCCTTCCACCGGGCGCTGTTCCGGCAGGGTCGCAAGCCGGAGCTGGTCCGCTTCGCCCACCGGATGGCCACCGGTGGTCTGGCCTTCATGCTTGTCGCCATGGTGAGCGCGGTCCTGCTGATCGCCGACTTCGTGCTGGACACCGGCATCGCCGTGGTGCTCACCGTGATCACCGGCCTGTGGTTCCTGACGTTCTGGGTGGTCCTACCGTTCGTCCGGCGCAACTGGGGTGACGACGACATCGACGACGACGATGACGAGCCGATCGTGCTGACCGGCGACTGA
- a CDS encoding cellulose binding domain-containing protein — MRAARRRTAGLGVITLAVLAGGVAVASGAATAAATGCRVDYKVTSEWQGGFGADVTVTNLGDPVSGWTLTWAFATGQQVSQAWNATVTQNGTAVSAKDAGYNAAIATGAGVSFGFNGAWTTANPVPTAFALNGVSCTGATPTATPCPPPSTPPTPTPTPTPTPTRTPTPTPTPSPTPSAQRPVTVWLAGDSTVANPSSGTVCPVGWGNQFGQYFNGNATVVNSAVGGRSIQTWLYDPNVTTTMNSAGECVVNPQTYSTRWQAMLNANGGMKAGDYLFIQFGINDGSATCNRHVGSARYKELLGVMARAAQQRGAYPVFLTPAAAITCSGSTAVGNRGFLTETFDAGRANNVPVIDLHKLSYTLYNTLRLCPNNGDYNSGAVGAFFCADHTHFETAGARQIAGVVATALRNQQLGLSAYLR; from the coding sequence ATGAGAGCAGCGCGGCGGCGTACCGCCGGACTTGGCGTGATCACTCTGGCGGTCCTCGCGGGCGGGGTGGCCGTGGCGAGCGGGGCCGCCACCGCCGCCGCGACCGGCTGCCGGGTCGACTACAAGGTCACCAGCGAGTGGCAGGGCGGCTTCGGTGCGGACGTCACGGTCACCAACCTCGGCGACCCGGTCTCCGGCTGGACGCTCACCTGGGCCTTCGCCACCGGCCAGCAGGTCAGCCAGGCGTGGAACGCCACGGTCACCCAGAACGGGACGGCGGTCAGCGCGAAGGACGCCGGTTACAACGCCGCCATCGCGACCGGGGCAGGCGTCAGCTTCGGCTTCAACGGCGCGTGGACCACCGCCAACCCGGTGCCCACCGCGTTCGCGCTCAACGGGGTCTCCTGCACCGGCGCGACGCCGACCGCCACCCCCTGCCCGCCGCCGTCCACCCCGCCGACCCCGACGCCCACCCCGACCCCGACCCCGACCCGGACGCCCACGCCCACTCCGACGCCCAGCCCGACCCCCTCGGCGCAGCGGCCGGTCACCGTGTGGCTGGCCGGCGACTCCACGGTCGCCAACCCGTCCTCCGGCACCGTCTGCCCGGTCGGCTGGGGCAACCAGTTCGGCCAGTACTTCAACGGCAACGCCACGGTGGTCAACAGCGCGGTCGGCGGGCGCAGCATCCAGACCTGGCTGTACGACCCGAACGTCACCACCACGATGAACTCGGCCGGCGAGTGCGTGGTCAACCCGCAGACCTACTCGACCCGCTGGCAGGCCATGCTCAACGCCAACGGCGGGATGAAGGCAGGCGACTACCTGTTCATCCAGTTCGGCATCAACGACGGCAGCGCCACCTGCAACCGGCACGTCGGCTCCGCGCGCTACAAGGAACTGCTCGGCGTGATGGCCCGCGCGGCCCAGCAGCGCGGCGCGTACCCGGTCTTCCTCACCCCGGCCGCCGCGATCACCTGTTCGGGCAGCACCGCCGTCGGCAACCGGGGCTTCCTCACCGAGACGTTCGACGCGGGCCGGGCCAACAACGTCCCCGTCATCGACCTGCACAAACTGAGCTACACGCTCTACAACACGCTGCGGCTCTGCCCGAACAACGGCGACTACAACTCGGGCGCGGTGGGGGCGTTCTTCTGCGCCGACCACACCCACTTCGAGACGGCCGGAGCCCGGCAGATCGCCGGTGTGGTCGCCACCGCCCTCCGCAACCAGCAGCTCGGCCTCTCGGCCTACCTGCGGTGA
- a CDS encoding cellulose binding domain-containing protein, with product MPLIRSRSIVAAGAAGLVAMLAATLTGLPPAQAAAGDGTPTDANIAFVGRWDRSNSTAYVPNWAGAYLKTGFTGTTVKLRQRRTIDLYYSIDGADFRYLTNVSGTVNLTPSPLPAGNHTLLVSYRVVAGSYTGDAVFQGLTLDSGARTLPAAVRPRLIEFVGDSITLGTTSSRTALTAYGWLTGEQLGTEHTQLGYGGGCLVATADGCVSVATQFLRTGYAANSPNWDFSRYQADAVVINLGTNDRSHGVSGADFQNQYATFIRTVRGKYPRAAIFALRTFSGRYAAETAAAVTAVTGGGDRNVFYVDTTGWLPADGLSDSVHPNDAGHRAITARLAPIVAAKLTTTPTPTPTPTTAPPTTTPPTTTPPVTTPPVTTAPPTTPPVTTPPAGGTGCGVGYAVTGQWQGGFQGEVTIRNTGTTPIAGWTLQWTFADGQRVSQAWNASYTQSGGTVRATNVSWNSTIAAGATVSFGFLADATGANSRPTGFALDGTACAVS from the coding sequence ATGCCTTTGATTCGCAGTCGGTCGATCGTCGCGGCCGGGGCAGCCGGCCTGGTGGCGATGCTGGCCGCCACACTCACCGGGCTGCCACCGGCGCAGGCGGCGGCCGGTGACGGCACACCCACTGATGCGAACATCGCGTTCGTCGGCCGCTGGGACCGGAGCAACAGCACCGCGTACGTGCCGAACTGGGCCGGTGCCTACCTGAAGACCGGGTTCACCGGCACCACCGTCAAGCTGCGGCAGCGGCGCACCATCGACCTCTACTACAGCATCGACGGGGCCGACTTCAGGTATCTGACCAACGTCAGCGGCACGGTGAACCTGACCCCGAGCCCGCTGCCCGCCGGCAACCACACGCTGCTGGTGTCGTACCGGGTGGTCGCCGGCTCGTACACCGGGGACGCGGTGTTCCAGGGGCTGACCCTCGACTCGGGCGCGCGTACCCTGCCGGCGGCGGTGCGGCCCCGGCTGATCGAGTTCGTCGGCGACTCCATCACCCTCGGCACCACCTCCTCGCGGACGGCGCTGACCGCGTACGGCTGGCTGACCGGTGAGCAGCTCGGCACCGAGCACACCCAGCTCGGCTACGGCGGGGGCTGCCTGGTGGCGACCGCCGACGGCTGCGTCAGCGTGGCCACCCAGTTCCTCCGGACCGGGTATGCGGCGAACAGCCCGAACTGGGACTTCAGCCGCTACCAGGCCGACGCCGTGGTGATCAACCTGGGCACCAACGACCGCAGCCACGGGGTGAGCGGTGCGGACTTCCAGAACCAGTACGCCACGTTCATCCGTACCGTGCGGGGCAAGTACCCGCGCGCGGCGATCTTCGCGCTGCGCACCTTCAGCGGCCGGTACGCCGCGGAGACCGCCGCCGCCGTCACGGCGGTCACCGGTGGCGGGGACCGCAACGTGTTCTACGTGGACACCACCGGCTGGCTGCCCGCCGACGGGTTGAGCGACTCGGTGCACCCGAACGACGCCGGTCACCGGGCGATCACCGCCCGGCTCGCCCCGATCGTCGCCGCGAAGCTGACCACCACTCCGACGCCGACGCCGACCCCCACCACCGCACCGCCCACGACCACCCCGCCCACGACCACGCCGCCCGTGACCACGCCGCCGGTCACCACCGCACCGCCCACCACCCCGCCCGTCACCACCCCGCCGGCCGGCGGGACCGGGTGCGGCGTCGGTTACGCGGTCACCGGGCAGTGGCAGGGCGGTTTCCAGGGCGAGGTGACGATCCGCAACACCGGCACCACCCCGATCGCCGGCTGGACGCTCCAGTGGACGTTCGCCGACGGCCAGCGGGTCAGCCAGGCGTGGAACGCCAGCTACACGCAGAGCGGCGGCACCGTCCGGGCGACCAACGTCAGCTGGAACAGCACGATCGCGGCCGGGGCGACGGTGAGCTTCGGATTCCTGGCCGACGCCACCGGCGCGAACAGCCGACCCACCGGGTTCGCCCTCGACGGCACCGCCTGCGCGGTCTCCTGA
- a CDS encoding metal ABC transporter permease — translation MDLFQYDFMQRALLGALVIGLTAPALGIYLVQRRLALIGDGIGHVALTGVGAGLLLNRSPVLVAVVAAILGAVTIELVRARGRTSGDLALALLFYGGIAGGVMLVGLSDASSANLNAYLFGSLTTTSPADLTTIAVLGATIAVLMLALRPALFAVCHDEEYARVAGLPVRALNLLLAVATAVTVTIAMRAVGVLLISALMVVPVATAQQVTRGFRSTMTAAMALGLFAAGAGVWVAATADTAPGASVVLLAITSFLVVALAAAAWRVLRRRAAPAAATVQEPHEVVLR, via the coding sequence ATGGACCTCTTCCAGTACGACTTCATGCAGCGGGCGCTGCTCGGCGCCCTGGTGATCGGGCTGACCGCCCCGGCCCTCGGCATCTATCTGGTGCAGCGGCGGCTGGCCCTGATCGGTGACGGCATCGGCCACGTCGCGCTCACCGGTGTCGGCGCCGGCCTGCTGCTCAACCGCTCACCGGTGCTGGTGGCGGTGGTCGCGGCCATCCTCGGCGCGGTCACCATCGAGCTGGTCCGGGCCCGGGGCCGCACCTCCGGCGACCTGGCGCTGGCGCTGCTGTTCTACGGCGGCATCGCCGGTGGGGTGATGCTGGTCGGCCTCTCCGACGCCAGCAGCGCCAACCTCAACGCCTACCTGTTCGGCTCGCTCACCACCACCTCCCCCGCCGACCTGACCACCATCGCGGTGCTCGGGGCGACGATCGCGGTGCTCATGCTGGCGCTGCGCCCGGCACTCTTCGCGGTCTGCCACGACGAGGAGTACGCCCGGGTCGCCGGGCTGCCCGTCCGGGCGCTGAACCTGCTGCTGGCGGTCGCCACCGCGGTCACCGTCACGATCGCCATGCGGGCGGTCGGCGTCCTGCTGATCAGCGCCCTCATGGTGGTGCCGGTGGCCACCGCGCAGCAGGTCACCAGGGGGTTCCGCAGCACCATGACGGCGGCCATGGCGCTCGGCCTGTTCGCCGCCGGGGCGGGGGTCTGGGTGGCGGCCACCGCCGACACCGCCCCCGGCGCCTCGGTGGTGCTGCTGGCGATCACGTCCTTCCTCGTGGTGGCGCTGGCCGCCGCCGCGTGGCGGGTGCTGCGCCGCCGGGCCGCCCCGGCCGCCGCCACCGTCCAGGAGCCGCACGAGGTGGTGCTCCGGTGA
- a CDS encoding metal ABC transporter ATP-binding protein, whose translation MTTPVIQVGHATAGYDGRPVLRDVSLTVTAGEVVAVLGANGSGKSTLIRAVLGLVPLGSGSVALFGVAQRRFRQWHRIGYVPQRLGAGSGVPATVREVVASGRLARRGVLRPPGRADRAAVAAALHAVGLADRAGDPVSTLSGGQQQRTLIARALAGEPELLVLDEPTAGVDAASQEAFAGALHDFVGTGGTVLLVAHELGPLRPLISRAVVVHQGGICHDGAVPEPAGHHAEPDHDHVHPHGPEEPAGLWSS comes from the coding sequence GTGACCACACCCGTGATCCAGGTCGGGCACGCCACCGCCGGCTACGACGGCCGGCCGGTGCTGCGCGACGTGTCGCTGACCGTCACCGCCGGCGAGGTGGTCGCCGTGCTCGGGGCCAACGGCTCCGGCAAGTCGACACTGATCCGCGCCGTGCTCGGGCTGGTCCCGCTGGGCAGCGGGTCGGTCGCGCTGTTCGGCGTCGCGCAGCGCCGGTTCCGGCAGTGGCACCGGATCGGGTACGTCCCGCAGCGGCTCGGCGCGGGAAGCGGCGTGCCGGCCACCGTCCGCGAGGTGGTGGCCTCCGGGCGGCTGGCCCGCCGGGGTGTGCTGCGTCCACCGGGACGGGCCGACCGGGCGGCGGTCGCCGCGGCGCTGCACGCGGTCGGGCTCGCCGACCGGGCCGGTGACCCGGTGTCCACCCTCTCCGGCGGTCAGCAGCAGCGCACCCTGATCGCCCGCGCGCTGGCCGGCGAGCCGGAGCTGCTGGTGCTCGACGAGCCGACCGCCGGGGTCGACGCGGCCAGCCAGGAGGCGTTCGCCGGGGCGCTGCACGACTTCGTCGGCACCGGGGGCACCGTCCTGCTCGTCGCCCACGAGCTGGGCCCGCTGCGTCCGCTGATCAGCCGGGCCGTGGTGGTGCACCAGGGCGGAATCTGCCACGACGGCGCGGTCCCGGAACCGGCCGGGCACCACGCCGAGCCCGACCACGACCACGTGCACCCGCACGGTCCCGAGGAGCCCGCCGGGCTGTGGAGCAGCTGA
- a CDS encoding metal ABC transporter substrate-binding protein, whose amino-acid sequence MTARTLPRALTAATTALLVLACGTACSTDRAGADPDRVDVVAAFYPLQFVAERVGGDAVTVTNLAKPGAEPHDLELNPRQVGQVSEAELVFYLKGFQPAVDEAVAQNAADRAFDVTTVAPLRDATAGGHEHEGEAGHAEEEGGGKDPHLWLDPTRLATVADKLAERLGALAPDRAADFTTRARTLRGELEKLDAEYAAGLKTCQRREIVVSHTAFGYLAERYRLEQVGLTGLTPDTEPAPQRLAEVAREAREHGATTIFFETLVSPKVAETIAAEVGAKTAVLDPIEGLSADGGGEDYLSVMRTNLTTLRTALGCS is encoded by the coding sequence ATGACCGCCCGTACCCTGCCCCGCGCCCTGACCGCCGCCACCACCGCCCTGCTCGTCCTGGCCTGCGGCACTGCCTGCTCGACCGACCGGGCCGGGGCCGATCCGGACCGGGTGGACGTGGTCGCCGCCTTCTACCCTCTCCAGTTCGTCGCCGAGCGGGTCGGCGGGGACGCGGTCACCGTCACCAACCTCGCCAAGCCGGGCGCCGAGCCGCACGACCTGGAACTCAACCCCCGGCAGGTGGGCCAGGTCAGCGAGGCCGAGCTGGTCTTCTACCTCAAGGGCTTCCAGCCGGCGGTGGACGAGGCCGTGGCGCAGAACGCCGCCGACCGGGCGTTCGACGTGACGACCGTCGCGCCGCTGCGCGACGCCACAGCCGGCGGCCACGAACACGAGGGTGAGGCAGGTCACGCCGAGGAGGAGGGCGGCGGCAAGGACCCGCATCTCTGGCTCGACCCGACCCGGCTGGCCACCGTCGCCGACAAGCTCGCCGAGCGGCTCGGTGCCCTCGCCCCGGACCGGGCGGCCGACTTCACCACCCGGGCCCGGACGCTCCGTGGCGAGCTGGAGAAGCTCGACGCCGAGTACGCCGCCGGCCTGAAGACCTGCCAGCGCCGGGAGATCGTGGTCAGCCACACCGCCTTCGGCTACCTCGCCGAGCGTTACCGGCTGGAGCAGGTCGGCCTCACCGGGCTCACCCCGGACACCGAGCCCGCCCCGCAGCGGCTGGCCGAGGTCGCCCGGGAGGCCCGTGAGCACGGCGCCACCACGATCTTCTTCGAGACGCTGGTCAGCCCGAAGGTGGCCGAGACCATCGCCGCCGAGGTCGGGGCGAAGACCGCGGTGCTCGACCCGATCGAAGGGCTCTCCGCCGACGGGGGCGGGGAGGACTACCTTTCGGTGATGCGCACCAACCTGACCACGCTCCGTACCGCCCTGGGGTGCTCGTGA
- a CDS encoding DUF6703 family protein, with translation MQPTQRPLLARLARVNPTSVFLAALVLVLVALFAPGPVGGLLLLALAAGLAYLLTVTWPVQAPQTRLIRLVMLTLLVTVALVKLF, from the coding sequence ATGCAGCCTACGCAGCGTCCTCTGCTGGCCCGGTTGGCCCGGGTGAACCCGACGTCGGTGTTCCTCGCCGCCCTGGTGCTGGTGCTGGTGGCGCTCTTCGCGCCCGGCCCGGTGGGCGGGCTGCTGCTGTTGGCGCTGGCCGCCGGGCTGGCCTACCTGCTGACCGTCACGTGGCCGGTGCAGGCGCCGCAGACCCGGCTGATCCGGTTGGTGATGTTGACGCTGCTGGTCACGGTGGCCCTGGTCAAGCTCTTCTGA
- a CDS encoding antibiotic biosynthesis monooxygenase family protein — MLVTNRFVVAVEAADEFTARAHAALAALAARPGYLRGELLRALDDPRHWCLLTEWESVGTYRRALGGFDVKITAVPLLAESIDEPSAYETLAGAAPDGEVVVVDSDRAARPHR; from the coding sequence GTGCTTGTCACCAACCGGTTCGTGGTCGCCGTCGAGGCGGCGGACGAGTTCACCGCCCGGGCGCACGCCGCACTGGCCGCGCTCGCCGCCCGCCCCGGCTACCTGCGCGGCGAGCTGCTGCGTGCCCTCGACGACCCCCGGCACTGGTGCCTGCTCACCGAGTGGGAGTCGGTCGGGACGTACCGGCGGGCGCTGGGCGGGTTCGATGTCAAGATCACCGCCGTGCCGCTGCTTGCCGAGTCGATCGACGAGCCCTCGGCGTACGAGACGCTGGCCGGCGCCGCCCCCGACGGCGAGGTGGTGGTCGTCGACAGCGATCGGGCCGCACGTCCGCACCGCTGA
- a CDS encoding Rv0361 family membrane protein yields the protein MPAPPPGPGVAPPFAAPPTEGSRRRLWLGLGVGALALVICCGGGGAAAVGLVVSNVQAIEEQGQSVTDDYYRALVDKQYGKAYEKLCDDARRRESRGEFTRRVAAEPAVASYRVGDVDPQTLTVPVDVTFSGGGRDTQQVTLAADQQSGGMEVCGVS from the coding sequence GTGCCGGCTCCGCCCCCGGGGCCCGGGGTGGCCCCGCCGTTCGCCGCCCCGCCCACCGAGGGCAGCCGCAGGCGGCTCTGGCTGGGGCTCGGCGTCGGGGCACTCGCCCTGGTGATCTGCTGCGGAGGCGGTGGCGCGGCGGCCGTCGGGCTGGTGGTCAGCAACGTGCAGGCGATCGAGGAGCAGGGCCAGTCGGTCACCGACGACTACTACCGTGCACTGGTCGACAAGCAGTACGGCAAGGCGTACGAGAAGCTCTGCGACGACGCGCGACGGCGGGAGTCCCGGGGCGAGTTCACCCGCCGGGTCGCCGCGGAGCCGGCCGTGGCCAGTTACCGGGTGGGCGACGTCGACCCGCAGACCCTGACCGTGCCGGTCGACGTGACCTTCAGCGGCGGCGGGCGGGACACCCAGCAGGTCACCCTCGCCGCCGACCAGCAGTCCGGCGGCATGGAGGTCTGCGGGGTCAGCTGA
- a CDS encoding glycine--tRNA ligase, whose product MPADRIDAVVSLAKRRGFVFPSSEIYGGTRSAWDYGPLGVELKENVRRQWWKAMVQQRDDVVGLDSAVILSRRVWEASGHLAEFVDPLTECQSCHKRFRADHLEEAYAEKHGKPLTSLQELNCPNCGNKGTFTEPKMFNGLMKTYLGPVESDEGLHYLRPETAQGIFVNYNNVATAARKKPPFGIAQTGKSFRNEITPGNFIFRTREFEQMEMEFFVEPGSDEQWHEYWLQERWNWYLDLGLSEENLRFYEHPKEKLSHYSKRTVDIEYRFRFGGTEFAELEGVANRTDFDLSTHSKHSGVDLSYFDQTRNERWMPYVIEPAAGLTRAVLAFLLEAYDEDEAPNTKGGVDKRTVMRFDPRLAPVKVAVLPLSRNEALSPKAKGLAAQLRKRWVVEFDDSQAIGRRYRRQDEIGTPFCVTVDFDTLDDDAVTVRNRDTMAQERVALDQVERYLIERLPGC is encoded by the coding sequence ATGCCAGCCGACCGTATCGACGCCGTCGTCAGCCTCGCCAAGCGCCGAGGCTTCGTCTTCCCCTCCAGCGAGATCTACGGAGGCACCCGATCGGCGTGGGACTACGGTCCGCTCGGCGTGGAGCTGAAGGAGAACGTCCGGCGGCAGTGGTGGAAGGCCATGGTCCAGCAGCGCGACGACGTCGTCGGCCTCGACTCGGCGGTCATCCTGTCCCGCCGGGTCTGGGAGGCCAGCGGGCACCTCGCCGAGTTCGTCGACCCGCTGACCGAGTGCCAGTCGTGCCACAAGCGGTTCCGCGCCGACCACCTGGAGGAGGCGTACGCCGAGAAGCACGGCAAGCCGCTGACCTCGTTGCAGGAGCTGAACTGCCCCAACTGCGGCAACAAGGGCACCTTCACCGAGCCCAAGATGTTCAACGGCCTGATGAAGACCTACCTCGGCCCGGTGGAGAGCGACGAGGGCCTGCACTACCTGCGCCCGGAGACCGCCCAGGGCATCTTCGTCAACTACAACAACGTGGCGACCGCGGCCCGCAAGAAGCCGCCGTTCGGCATCGCGCAGACCGGCAAGTCGTTCCGCAACGAGATCACCCCGGGCAACTTCATCTTCCGGACCCGCGAGTTCGAGCAGATGGAGATGGAGTTCTTCGTCGAGCCCGGCTCCGACGAGCAGTGGCACGAGTACTGGCTCCAGGAGCGCTGGAACTGGTACCTCGACCTGGGGCTCTCCGAGGAGAACCTGCGCTTCTACGAGCACCCCAAGGAGAAGCTCTCCCACTACTCGAAGCGCACCGTCGACATCGAGTACCGGTTCCGGTTCGGCGGCACCGAGTTCGCCGAGCTGGAGGGCGTCGCCAACCGCACCGACTTCGACCTGTCCACGCACAGTAAGCACTCCGGCGTCGACCTGTCGTACTTCGACCAGACCCGCAACGAGCGCTGGATGCCGTACGTCATCGAGCCGGCCGCCGGCCTGACCCGCGCGGTGCTGGCGTTCCTGCTCGAGGCGTACGACGAGGACGAGGCCCCGAACACCAAGGGTGGCGTCGACAAGCGCACCGTGATGCGGTTCGACCCCCGGCTGGCCCCGGTCAAGGTGGCGGTGCTGCCGCTGTCCCGCAACGAGGCGCTCTCGCCGAAGGCCAAGGGCCTGGCCGCCCAGCTCCGTAAGCGCTGGGTGGTGGAGTTCGACGACTCGCAGGCGATCGGCCGCCGCTACCGCCGGCAGGACGAGATCGGCACCCCGTTCTGCGTCACCGTCGACTTCGACACCCTCGACGACGACGCGGTGACCGTGCGGAACCGGGACACCATGGCCCAGGAGCGGGTCGCCCTCGACCAGGTCGAGCGCTACCTGATCGAGCGGCTGCCCGGCTGCTGA
- the dusB gene encoding tRNA dihydrouridine synthase DusB: MTSPAPVLRPLTIGPHQVWPPVVLAPMAGITNVGFRQLCREQGGGIYVCEMITTIALVQRNPKTLRMIAFGAEEQPRSLQLYGTDPEVTAAAVRIVVERDLADHIDLNFGCPVPKVTRRGGGSALPWRRRLFARLVRAAVDAASPAGVPVTVKMRKGIDDDHLTYVEAGLAAQDAGVAAVALHGRTAAQRYSGTADWDAIATLKQALDVPVLGNGDIWEADDALRMVAHTGVDGVVVGRGCLGRPWLFADLEAAFDGRPERRLPTLGEVAVTMRRHAELLVDQFTAGSRTPSRGERDGCTDFRKHVAWYLKGFPVGSGLRRELAMIESLAQLDDLLGKLDATEPFPVAALGQPRGRTNSPGKVFLPEGWLASRDDDTVPEGAELDDSGG, from the coding sequence GTGACCAGTCCCGCTCCGGTCCTGCGCCCGCTCACCATCGGCCCCCACCAGGTGTGGCCGCCGGTGGTGCTCGCGCCGATGGCCGGCATCACCAACGTCGGCTTCCGACAGCTCTGCCGGGAGCAGGGCGGTGGCATCTACGTCTGCGAGATGATCACCACGATCGCGCTGGTCCAGCGGAACCCGAAGACCCTGCGCATGATCGCCTTCGGTGCCGAGGAGCAGCCGCGCAGCCTCCAGCTCTACGGCACCGACCCGGAGGTCACCGCCGCCGCGGTGCGGATCGTGGTGGAGCGGGATCTCGCCGACCACATCGACCTGAACTTCGGCTGCCCGGTGCCGAAGGTGACCCGTCGGGGTGGCGGCTCGGCCCTGCCCTGGCGGCGTCGGCTCTTCGCCCGGCTGGTGCGGGCCGCTGTGGACGCCGCGTCACCCGCCGGGGTGCCGGTCACCGTGAAGATGCGCAAGGGCATCGACGACGACCACCTGACGTACGTCGAGGCGGGGCTGGCCGCCCAGGACGCCGGGGTCGCGGCGGTAGCCCTGCACGGGCGGACGGCCGCGCAGCGGTACTCCGGCACCGCCGACTGGGACGCCATCGCCACCCTCAAGCAGGCGCTCGACGTGCCGGTGCTCGGCAACGGCGACATCTGGGAGGCCGACGACGCGCTGCGGATGGTGGCCCACACCGGGGTGGACGGGGTGGTGGTGGGACGGGGCTGCCTGGGGCGGCCGTGGCTCTTCGCCGACCTGGAGGCCGCGTTCGACGGCCGTCCGGAGCGTCGGTTGCCGACCCTGGGCGAGGTCGCGGTGACCATGCGACGGCACGCCGAACTGCTTGTGGACCAGTTCACCGCCGGCTCGCGCACCCCGTCGCGGGGTGAGCGGGACGGCTGCACCGACTTCCGCAAGCACGTCGCCTGGTACCTGAAGGGCTTCCCGGTGGGTAGTGGGCTGCGTCGGGAGCTCGCCATGATCGAGAGCCTGGCCCAGCTGGACGACCTGCTCGGCAAGCTGGATGCCACCGAACCGTTCCCGGTGGCCGCGCTCGGCCAACCACGGGGCCGGACGAACTCTCCCGGCAAGGTCTTCCTGCCCGAGGGCTGGCTGGCCAGCCGGGACGACGACACCGTCCCCGAGGGCGCCGAGCTGGACGACTCGGGCGGCTGA